The segment TTTCGTTGCACACTACCATATAACTTATATTATATACTTTATGGTACTATTTTTAAATATTTCTTCTATTTCCTTCGTAAAGAATTCTTTCATATGCCTAAGTTGTTCTTTTTCGTACACAAATTTGCCATAACCAAATTGACCATATTTATATTTTCTCTCCTCATCATTCATAGGCAAACTAGTATTAGGAAATACCTGCAATATTATATCTTTCGCTCTTGAGGTATACCTATGAGATATTACTTCAAAAGTTAGTGGATATTTTAAATTTGTTGGCAAATTATCTTTTAATTCTATTAACAAATTCCTGTAATCTTCCTTCCATCCCTCATAAATAAATACAGGTGCTATTATAAATCCTATGGGATACTCTGCCTTAGCTAACTTAACACTGGCTTCTATTCTTTTATTAATAGAGGCTGTTTTACTTTCATATTCTCTTATAACCTTATCTGTATTTAGAGTAAATCTTACTTCTGTTTTTCCCTTGTGATTCAAATTTATAAGGCTATCCACATCATTATATTTTGTGACAAATCTAAACCTGCCATTTTCATTATTTGCAAAAAATTCTATAGTCCTCCTTAGCAAATGAGAATATGGCTCCACAGGCACAGGATCAGAGGTAGCAGAACCTTCAAATATAGTTACCTCTGGCAATTTTTCATTTATATAGCTTTGTGCCTTATAAAGTATCTCCTCCACATTTGCGTTTATTTTTATATAAGGTTTATCACCTAAATTAGTATTTAAATAGCAATATTGACATTGACCTGTACAACCTGATACTAGTGGCAATTGATAATGAGCTGATGGCTTACAAGATTGAAACTTTAATCCCTTCTTTACTCCCACAACTAAAGTTTTTTTACCCTCTCTATAGAAATTATATAAATCCTCCCCTGGAATATTTTCTTTAATTCTATTAGATGTGATATTTATAATTTGTACATCACTATTTCCTTTAAAAAAATTTAATACATATCTACCTATTTCATAATCTAGGCTTCCCTTTTCAAATATTATTCTCTTAGGAATAAACATGTTTTAAAATCCTCCATTCATTTGTTTACCATTAATTTTTGCATGGAGAATAAATATTATACAAAATAACTATTCCTATTTATTCTTTATTAAAAATTGATTTGTTTTCCCCATAATATAAGCTAACTTAATCATAGATTTTTCTTCTGGACTCATTTTTCTTTGAAACATTTTTTCAAATTGCTTTATTAATCCCTCAAAGTCAATTTCTTTACTTTCATCATATCTACTTTTTCTACTTTTTTTAGGTTGATTATATATCTTAGGTTGAATTTTTTTATTATAAATTTTCTTAAAAACCTCTGCAGTATAACAGGCATCATAAAAAGCATCATGAAATTTATTATTTCCTGTAATATTTAATAGTTTAACTGCATTTTTAAGACCAATATTTTTTCCTTTCTGCAAATTAAAATGCTTAGAAGCATAATACTGAATATTAATATACTCTCTAGGTATTACTGATGAATCTAATTTATGATATTCAATATTTCTTATTAATTCTTTAATATCTGAAGTTCCCCAAACACCTAGTACATTTCTATTATCAGTAAAAAATCCAATGAATTCTTTCCATATGTTTTTAAAATCCTCCGCTTCATTCAATTGTTCCATGGTTATATTAGTTATTTTTTTTACATACGGATTTATCTGACTATATATTTTAGGTTTTATTAATTTATTGAAGCTTGAAACCACATTAAGATTTTCATCAAGTTTAACTGCTCCAATTTGAATTATTTCAAAAGGATTTTTTGAATTTGTAATCACTTTATTTTCTTTCTCATCCCAACCTTGGTTAAACTCTAAATCAAATATGATGTAATTCATTTTATTCATATTCTCCCTCAAAATCATTTCATACTTTTAGTATTAATTTTTTATTTTTGCTTAAAATACATATTAATATCCTTCCAATTAAATTAATAATTTATCTTATTATAGCATAATAAGATTTAATACATTGCAACTGGAATGTTTTAGTTGATATATTATTTATTGGTGATATTATGGAATGTTTTAGTTGATATATGACTCACTAGGTGGTATTATATTAATATACCTATATGTAGTTTTGAAAACCGCGTATTAATTTGATTTA is part of the Haloimpatiens massiliensis genome and harbors:
- the splB gene encoding spore photoproduct lyase; translation: MFIPKRIIFEKGSLDYEIGRYVLNFFKGNSDVQIINITSNRIKENIPGEDLYNFYREGKKTLVVGVKKGLKFQSCKPSAHYQLPLVSGCTGQCQYCYLNTNLGDKPYIKINANVEEILYKAQSYINEKLPEVTIFEGSATSDPVPVEPYSHLLRRTIEFFANNENGRFRFVTKYNDVDSLINLNHKGKTEVRFTLNTDKVIREYESKTASINKRIEASVKLAKAEYPIGFIIAPVFIYEGWKEDYRNLLIELKDNLPTNLKYPLTFEVISHRYTSRAKDIILQVFPNTSLPMNDEERKYKYGQFGYGKFVYEKEQLRHMKEFFTKEIEEIFKNSTIKYII
- a CDS encoding 3'-5' exonuclease; amino-acid sequence: MNYIIFDLEFNQGWDEKENKVITNSKNPFEIIQIGAVKLDENLNVVSSFNKLIKPKIYSQINPYVKKITNITMEQLNEAEDFKNIWKEFIGFFTDNRNVLGVWGTSDIKELIRNIEYHKLDSSVIPREYINIQYYASKHFNLQKGKNIGLKNAVKLLNITGNNKFHDAFYDACYTAEVFKKIYNKKIQPKIYNQPKKSRKSRYDESKEIDFEGLIKQFEKMFQRKMSPEEKSMIKLAYIMGKTNQFLIKNK